Proteins encoded together in one Vicinamibacterales bacterium window:
- a CDS encoding AsmA-like C-terminal region-containing protein, with protein sequence MRKWLVMALAVLLAGALAVYFAADRILASAAVRAQVEQQLTARLGQPVRIGSLRASLFPDVAVDLGDVTVGDPGAVHFARIKVLTGLRALFADTIEIREIAVSEGRPVGAQAGLTFDLSAAVLGDRLDVHSLLIKTPTSAITGRGVLESIANLDGTFDVSAERLDLNELFALGTALAPPSSGGGNPAQPSRSAPMHIVVKTTAARVRFAGHEFSNLSTAIDAAPSRYVLDRLTLGLFGGTFEGSIRADTRGAAPLLNLSGTLDDVDAAELLRLMGSAGGMTGRLDARVALTGAGADGATLMRSANGTIQATLVDGTMPHLDLVRTVVLAFGKPSGAAPQGSGTSFERLSGNFTLTRGTLRSDDLRFRARDFDASGRGSLAVESGAVDARVDVVLSRELTAQAGTDLRRYAQEDGRVVVPATVGGTLTRPTVFIDVAAATRRALTNELKRRATDFLGGLFKKKKKGGGPPAQR encoded by the coding sequence ATGCGAAAGTGGCTGGTGATGGCGCTGGCCGTGCTGCTGGCCGGCGCCCTGGCGGTGTACTTCGCGGCCGACCGGATCCTCGCGTCAGCCGCGGTGCGGGCGCAGGTCGAACAACAGCTCACGGCGCGTCTCGGGCAGCCGGTGCGGATCGGCTCGCTGCGCGCCTCCCTGTTCCCGGACGTGGCGGTCGACCTCGGCGACGTGACCGTCGGCGATCCGGGCGCCGTCCATTTCGCCCGCATCAAGGTCCTCACCGGCCTTCGCGCGCTGTTCGCCGACACGATCGAGATTCGCGAGATCGCGGTCTCCGAGGGGCGGCCGGTTGGAGCACAGGCAGGGCTCACGTTCGATCTCTCGGCCGCCGTGCTCGGCGACAGGCTCGACGTCCACTCGCTGCTGATCAAGACGCCCACGTCCGCAATCACCGGCCGCGGCGTGCTGGAAAGCATCGCCAATCTCGACGGCACCTTCGACGTGTCCGCGGAGCGCCTCGACCTGAACGAGCTGTTCGCGCTCGGCACGGCGCTCGCGCCGCCCTCGTCCGGCGGCGGCAATCCCGCGCAGCCGTCCCGCTCGGCGCCGATGCACATCGTCGTGAAGACGACCGCCGCGCGCGTGCGCTTTGCCGGCCACGAGTTCAGCAATCTCTCGACGGCGATCGACGCCGCCCCCTCGCGCTACGTCCTGGATCGGCTGACGCTCGGCCTGTTCGGCGGGACCTTCGAGGGATCGATTCGCGCCGACACGCGCGGCGCCGCCCCGCTGCTGAATCTCAGCGGAACGCTCGACGACGTGGACGCGGCCGAGTTGCTCAGGCTGATGGGATCCGCCGGCGGGATGACCGGGCGTCTGGACGCGCGCGTGGCGCTGACCGGCGCGGGCGCCGACGGCGCGACCTTGATGCGTTCCGCCAACGGCACCATCCAGGCGACGCTCGTCGACGGAACGATGCCGCACCTGGATCTCGTGCGCACCGTGGTGCTCGCCTTCGGCAAGCCGTCGGGTGCGGCGCCGCAGGGATCCGGCACCTCGTTCGAGCGCCTGTCCGGAAACTTCACGCTGACGCGCGGCACGCTGCGCAGCGACGACCTGCGTTTCCGCGCGCGCGACTTCGACGCGAGCGGGCGCGGCAGCCTGGCAGTCGAGAGCGGCGCGGTCGATGCGCGCGTCGACGTCGTGCTCTCGCGCGAGCTGACCGCACAGGCCGGCACCGATCTCCGCCGCTACGCGCAGGAAGACGGTCGCGTCGTGGTGCCGGCGACGGTGGGCGGCACGCTGACCCGCCCGACCGTGTTCATCGACGTGGCTGCCGCGACACGCCGCGCGCTGACGAACGAATTGAAGCGACGCGCGACCGACTTCCTGGGCGGGCTGTTCAAGAAGAAGAAGAAGGGGGGCGGCCCGCCAGCGCAAAGATGA